TGACAGGATGAGTACTTGGTCCTGaataaaaatacttatttacactGAGTAACGGTTAAATAAAAGCTAAATGACAATAGCAGCCGGAGAACACAATAATCTTGATGAAAGAAAAACTATTTGTTTAGATTAAAAATATTACAGTACAAAACTCCGTAAAATGAATGCCCTTGTGAAAACATTTCTAACCTACGCTTCTTAATGTCATGTTAAGATCATTCTAATACCCTGACCAGTCCAGAATCCAAAAATTAATCACAGGCTAAAATCGTGCTAAAGTGAATCGGTAAATCTCATAAATACAAAACTTCTAGTGGCACAGTACATAAAATACTGATACTTCTttacctttaacctgctggtggcaagtgattctacctttgcaaccagtgcagaacaagatcagtctgcacatccgtgcaggctggtcatgatctgcactgttcgctattcagtcacttAATTTTCAGTGACCACCCCTTCAATTAATAAGCGGttctgcccaaactgaatgatggaccagtacaTTTTAAAAAGTTAGCATAGTAAAGGTTAAAACACTATCATTTCATCTCCTAGCAGCAGTATCCTAACATTCTGATCACTGGTTTCCACTATTCTGGGTGATACATTATAACTGAACTTGTTTCGCTTTTAACACAAGGTATCATGAATCCACTTTGAGTTCTTGTGCCGATGGCTGAACGTTGATGAAATTCTTCAGCCTGTACACAACTGAACTGCACACAAGTATCCAACATGTGACACCTATACCACCTGAAAGAAAATGACCTAATTTAGAACCTAGCCAGTGACATGTTTATTTACCTGCAAATCTACAGCTAACATTGTTTTGTGAACTTCTACAGACACACAACTGTAGTTTGTAGGCCGTTCCTTCAGAAAATTAAGAATTCAACTAAACATTTGTTATAACTGcaaaactgtaaaatcatttaatttcttagtGCTGGTGACAGGTCGAAACAGCTATTTCGCCAGGACTTAAGGTAGCGGTTTTGAAATATTACTGATAATACAAatgtgaatttttatttttgttgggatttaattttgttggtTGACACATGAAAATTAACTATTTAATAATTTAACAACAGTGATTAAAAACCTGGTTGTCTCTTCAGGTTAATTTACACTGtaaactgaaagtgaaaactgTGGCCTGTATTGAGAGGTAGTCTTAGCACATATTCAACTGTACTGCAAAAGTGGACTTTGGTAAAAACATATTGACATATACATTTTCACCAAATATCCCAAATTTAATACTCCTTATAAAGTACAGAAGTAATAAAATGCCCTTCGGTGAAATTTTATCCCAAATGCTGTATACATGACAATTCCAAAATTTTTCACCTCAAACAACTTCATTTGAGAACTTCCATTCTGACACATTTAATTCAACACCATAATTATgttcatatgattttttttatcttattcagGTGTGAACATTTATGTTAATACATGTAccatattttaatcaaaattaaacagTAAACAAACATCaacttaaaatgttataaataaaacaactgaCAGTAACGAGATATACCTGGTACTCCAGTAGGAAATGCTATCAATCTGTTAACAGGGTAAAACCATTGTTCTGGCAGCATGTACAGTGGATCATTCTTGTAGAAAATGATCACAGAAATCATCACAATGCCCTAAAAACACATAATTCTTGAATTAATACTACAGAAATATTCAATACCTTCTCACAGCAGAACTGTACAAAGCCTGCCCGAAGAATTGATGGTATTTTCATATGAACAAAACAAAGACATGGCAAATTTGTCAACCATTGCTTTTAAACATGTTACCATTCAAagcaaaatacaaatttttgatacaaaatatattgACATTAAAAGTATCAGAAGAGAAGTTACTAAGGATCAAAGTTAGACTATGCTTTTCtttgaatttaacattaaatTGACAAACTGGCATACTACTAAACTGTGCTGCAGCTGATCAATCATAACAATTGAAATCACATTTAAAACTTACATGTAATACATTGATTACCATCTTCACACCCATTGAGAACATGGTAATCTTCTGAGATCTTGAAGACCCTGAAATATTATAGACAAACTTCTGAATAATCTTGACCTAAAAGTCTGCAATGACTTTTACACATCTTGCATTCTGTATGTATTTATGTAAGTTGTAATATGTGTGCACTGAATCCTTATTCAGCTTTATCATTAATTacacatattaataaaatgtacaaatttgTCTTAATAGTGAGTGCAGCAACTACAACAAAGAAAAATTTACATTCTCTGAAAGAAGCTGTCACAATTTTACCCTGCTTATTATAGACTTAGCCTACTGTATTTCTAgataatttttttcacatttgggtggttttcaaaataatgaagcagaagtttgacataggggttgaaaattcaaacctagatgtgaaatattggtaagaaTAAGATGTAGTATATGAAAGAAAGTAGTTTGCTTAAATGTGCAAAGTTTAAGCTACATAAAAAATCAAAGCTAAAACACTAAAGCTtgggtttaaaaagtaaaacacagcTGAAAACTagccttcatgtaaaatgtcacactttttggTGTGAACAGGGGACAAATTTAGCTATAtgatttaatataactttaagcCATTAAgttgaaattgcacacatttattgactacttTGATTTGGATAAAAATTGCCCAAAAACactttctaaaactgaactgaataaAAGTAAagtgagagaaaagaaaaaacctcattattttgaaaatcacctATTTCAACATGCTTTATAACACTTTGCATTACAAATCAAACCCTTTCACATATGTCATTCAACATCAATAAAGCCGTAAACTTCAATGGCTGCCCCAATCAACTGGTGAATAAATTTAGAACTGTAAAATGACAGATGATtgtgaatgcaaaaaaaaaacctacagAGATTTGTTCTTCCTGTGCTCATGAGGTATGTGTGTACAGGAGGTAGATGGGGAATGTAATGCAGGAGTGAAGGTGCACAAAGCAACAATGATTGAAGAGGAAGGAAATTGTTTTGCTACTTTTTCCAGGTGAGGGGAAGGGTATGTAACaaataatattaaacagtaaGATCACGCAAgtgtaaaaaatatatgaaaaaggaAGATATGAAGAATTGGAGAAGCTTGCCACAAAACTTGAACTAATACTCCTTCAAACTCTGACCCCAGTGACATTGACCCTCATTCTCTGAACAGTCAAGCTGAAAATTCTATTCCTACCCATCTTTTTCACTTGGTCCACTAGTCTGTCTATCTTCCTCTGTAGTTTCATATACTTGGCAAACTCATCTGTCATACTGACGGCACCTTGCTCTGCCTTCAGATCTCTCACCTGCTGTCTCAGGTTCAACTCCTCATCTGTCAGGTGTATAAAATATCCACCAATCTGTAATATTAAAGTGAGTATTATTTTTCAATCTCTGaacttttaatgaaatattttttttaaaaattgaaaatgccaTTTGGATATGTATGTGATTTCTCTTCAGcttaaaaaaactcttttttcaatgtaataactaattcaaacaagaggaccatgatggtcctgaatcgctcacctcttcccacatgacccagttttgagtatgacgtcgttttttctattatttgacatagtgacctagtttttgagctcatgtgacccagttttgaacttgacctagatattatcaagataaaaattttgaccaattttcatgaagatccactgaaaaatatggtctctacagaggtcacaaggtttttctcttatttgacctattgacctagttttcaaaggtatgtgaccctgttttgaactttacctagatatcatcaaagtgaacattctcactaattttcatgaagatctcatgaaaaatatggcctttagagaggtcacaaggtttttctatttttatagtacctactgacctaatttttgaccgcacgtgacccagtttcgaaactgacccagatatcatcaaggtgaacattcagatcaattttcatgaagatccattgaaaaatatggcctctagagaggtcaaaagattttaataattttagacctactgacctagtttttgaccgcagttgacccagtttcaaacttgacttagatatcatcaattcattcagaccaactttcatacagatcccatgaaaagtatggcctctacagaggtcacaaggtttttctattatttgacctactgacctagttttttaaggcacgtgacccagtttcaaacttgaactagatatcatcaaggtgaacattctgaccaatttttatggagatccattcacaagtatggcctctagagaggtcacaaggtttttctatttttagacctactgacctagtttttgtccgcacatgaccctgtttcgaacttgacctagatatcatcaagatgaacattcagaccaattttcatacagatcacatgaaaaatatggcctttagagaggtcacaaggtttttctattatttgacctactgacctagtttttgacggcacgtgatccactttcgaacttgacctagatatcatcaagatgaacattcagacccaactttcatacagatcccatgaaaaatatggcctctagagaggtcacaaggtttttctattatttgacctactgacctagtttttgaccgcacgtgacccagtttcgaacttaacctagatatcatcaagatgaacattcagaccaactttcatacagatcccatgaaaaatatggcctttagagaggtcacaaggtttttctattatctgacctactgacctagtttttgactgcacgtgacccagtttcgaacctgacctagatatcatcaagatgaacgttctgaccaactttcatgaagatcttgtgaaatatatggcctctagagaggtcacaatgtttttctatttttagacctactgacctagtttttgaccgcacgtgacccagtttcgaatttgacctagatatcatcaaggtgaacattctgaccaattttcatgaagatcttgtgaaatatatggcctctagagaggtcacaaggtttttctatttttagacctactgacctagtttttgatggcacgtgacccagtttcgaacttgacctagatatcatcaagatgaacatcctgaccaactttcataaagatcccatgaaaaatgtgacctctagagtggtcacaagcaaaagtttacggatgcacgcacggacgacggacaccgcgcgatcacaaaagctcaccttgtcactttgtgacaggtgagctaaaaataagtctcAAGATATGGTGAGGCTTTATTACAAAACTGAAGTACAACATGtaataaattattcataaaaCTGAGTCAAGAATTTGACACTTTGCTGTGTCAAATTTCCTAGGTTGCCTGAATAAAAGACAATGACTCAGAATGAGAGTCTTACAACTCTTTTGACTATAATGTACTATAAAGTTTAAAAAGAGCTGTCTAATGAAAACGTGTTCAGTTACCtggaaatattattacaaatCTTCTACATCTGCAGAAATACTAACTACATACAAAAGATTAACAATAAAAA
This is a stretch of genomic DNA from Mercenaria mercenaria strain notata chromosome 4, MADL_Memer_1, whole genome shotgun sequence. It encodes these proteins:
- the LOC123552256 gene encoding guided entry of tail-anchored proteins factor 1-like encodes the protein MFMMIFILLLVIFFSYLPSYSSKISRSIGGYFIHLTDEELNLRQQVRDLKAEQGAVSMTDEFAKYMKLQRKIDRLVDQVKKMGSSRSQKITMFSMGVKMVINVLHGIVMISVIIFYKNDPLYMLPEQWFYPVNRLIAFPTGVPGGIGVTCWILVCSSVVYRLKNFINVQPSAQELKVDS